The Fuerstiella sp. genome includes a window with the following:
- a CDS encoding MFS transporter translates to MAETSQSSEHDNNAYSASSSPSMAPSTAVTLISVMMFLQFFVWGAWFATLAAALDTAGLGDIIGDAYASAPIAAILSPLFLGLIADRVFPSEKVMGVLMLVGGAILLMIPGLAAGGTANGGTIVWMILGHLLCYMPTLGLGNTIAFTHIQKQSDFPKIRVWGTIGWIAAGLLVGILGWSNSFNIFWLAAGSSFLLGMFCFMLPNTPPPLKGKPMDLRSLFMVDALKLLGDFNFLVFAICSTLICVPLAYYYGMTSTFLNQAGFAESAATMTIGQMSEIFFMLLIPFCFRKLGLKLMISVGMICWVVRYALFALGAPDQVTWMLLLAVALHGVCYDFFFVTGFMYTDQKAPVAIRGQAQGLLVFLTQGIGMFFGYKIMAAAAWQGVDFGWTIGKYGEQVTKGKEYTDALTAARGEQDTVGFLESFSQLFSRSLPAGLDSELLHATMIQWRNFWMFPSILAAMILAIFVLLFWDKVHPENEAEPAPTEI, encoded by the coding sequence ATGGCAGAAACCTCTCAGAGTTCCGAACACGATAACAATGCATATTCAGCCTCGTCTTCGCCATCCATGGCTCCTTCGACGGCCGTGACCCTCATTTCTGTAATGATGTTTCTGCAGTTTTTTGTCTGGGGGGCCTGGTTTGCGACCCTGGCGGCAGCGTTGGATACTGCCGGGTTGGGAGACATCATCGGGGATGCCTACGCGTCTGCGCCAATCGCTGCAATACTCTCTCCTTTGTTTCTCGGCCTGATTGCGGACCGTGTGTTCCCTTCGGAAAAAGTGATGGGTGTCCTGATGCTGGTCGGAGGAGCAATCCTGTTGATGATCCCCGGTCTGGCAGCCGGGGGAACTGCAAACGGTGGAACCATTGTCTGGATGATCCTGGGACATCTGCTGTGCTACATGCCCACGCTCGGACTTGGTAATACGATCGCTTTTACCCACATCCAAAAGCAGTCAGATTTTCCAAAGATTCGGGTGTGGGGAACCATCGGCTGGATTGCGGCCGGGCTGCTGGTTGGAATTCTTGGCTGGTCCAACAGTTTCAATATTTTCTGGCTTGCAGCCGGGAGTTCGTTTTTGCTGGGAATGTTTTGCTTCATGTTGCCGAACACGCCTCCTCCGCTGAAGGGGAAGCCGATGGACTTGCGGTCACTTTTCATGGTGGATGCGTTGAAGCTTTTGGGCGATTTTAACTTCCTTGTCTTCGCGATTTGCTCCACTCTGATCTGTGTTCCCCTGGCTTACTACTACGGTATGACATCCACATTTTTGAATCAGGCGGGATTCGCGGAATCCGCAGCGACGATGACGATCGGCCAGATGTCGGAAATATTTTTCATGCTGCTCATCCCGTTCTGTTTCCGGAAGCTGGGACTGAAACTCATGATCTCGGTTGGAATGATCTGTTGGGTCGTGCGCTATGCCCTGTTTGCGTTGGGTGCTCCTGATCAGGTGACATGGATGCTGCTGCTTGCAGTGGCACTTCACGGAGTTTGTTACGACTTCTTTTTTGTTACCGGATTTATGTACACCGACCAAAAGGCGCCCGTCGCCATCCGTGGTCAGGCGCAGGGGCTGCTGGTGTTTCTCACTCAGGGCATTGGCATGTTTTTTGGATACAAGATCATGGCCGCGGCCGCGTGGCAGGGAGTCGATTTTGGATGGACTATCGGAAAATACGGAGAACAGGTTACCAAAGGAAAAGAATATACGGATGCGCTCACGGCTGCTCGCGGGGAACAAGACACCGTCGGATTCCTGGAATCGTTTTCTCAATTGTTTTCGCGCAGTCTTCCCGCAGGTCTTGATTCTGAACTGCTTCACGCAACCATGATCCAATGGAGGAACTTCTGGATGTTTCCCTCGATTCTGGCCGCAATGATCCTCGCGATCTTTGTGTTGTTATTTTGGGACAAAGTTCATCCGGAGAATGAGGCGGAGCCCGCACCAACCGAAATCTGA
- a CDS encoding NTP transferase domain-containing protein: MLHAVIMAGGSGTRFWPQSRVKMPKQLLTLSGNRTLIQQTYDRCDGMIAADQSWVVTNLLQVEQTRTQLPDVPGCNVLVEPAARNTAPCVGLAAIHVLQQDPSGIMFVMPADHVISTHEDFQVAAQAAVSLVDQDAQRLVLFGVPPSFPSTGYGYIERGERLGASEHVFEVRSFREKPPAETAQQYLDAGHFYWNCGIFCWKAKTILDQLQQHEPDTYSRLMRLAAVIGTDDYNAALDVEFPQMNSIAVDRAVLERADQVCVIEAPFSWDDVGSWLAVPRLLGTDEDGTAADGLVRSIDSKNCIIRTTDDHLVATLGMEDCIIVHTRDATLVARRDDSERIKELLEILKDRGDTQFL, encoded by the coding sequence ATGCTTCATGCAGTGATCATGGCCGGCGGCAGCGGAACCCGCTTCTGGCCTCAAAGTCGCGTCAAAATGCCCAAGCAGCTGCTGACGTTGTCCGGTAACCGAACGTTGATTCAGCAGACTTATGATCGTTGCGACGGAATGATCGCCGCTGATCAGTCCTGGGTCGTCACCAATCTGTTACAGGTGGAACAGACTCGAACCCAGCTGCCGGATGTTCCTGGCTGCAACGTTCTGGTGGAGCCGGCAGCACGCAATACGGCTCCTTGTGTCGGCCTGGCAGCAATCCATGTGCTGCAGCAGGATCCTTCCGGCATCATGTTTGTAATGCCGGCGGACCATGTCATTTCAACGCATGAAGACTTTCAGGTGGCAGCCCAGGCGGCAGTCAGCCTGGTTGACCAAGATGCGCAGCGTCTGGTGCTGTTTGGTGTACCACCGTCGTTTCCGTCGACCGGCTACGGTTACATTGAACGTGGTGAAAGACTCGGTGCCTCTGAACACGTGTTCGAGGTCAGATCGTTTCGGGAAAAGCCGCCAGCCGAGACGGCGCAGCAATATCTCGATGCCGGTCATTTCTACTGGAATTGTGGAATTTTCTGCTGGAAAGCAAAGACCATTCTGGACCAGCTTCAGCAGCACGAGCCGGACACGTATTCACGGCTTATGCGTCTCGCCGCAGTTATTGGAACAGACGATTACAACGCCGCTCTCGATGTTGAATTTCCACAGATGAACAGCATCGCTGTCGATCGAGCCGTACTGGAACGTGCTGATCAGGTATGCGTGATCGAAGCTCCTTTCAGCTGGGACGATGTTGGAAGCTGGCTGGCCGTACCTCGTCTTCTGGGTACAGACGAGGATGGGACTGCAGCCGATGGGCTCGTGCGTTCGATCGATTCAAAGAATTGCATCATTCGGACCACAGACGATCATCTGGTTGCCACACTTGGAATGGAAGACTGCATCATTGTGCACACCAGGGATGCAACCCTTGTTGCGCGTCGTGACGACTCGGAACGCATCAAAGAACTGCTTGAGATTTTGAAAGATCGAGGCGATACACAGTTTCTGTGA